One window from the genome of Pseudonocardia hierapolitana encodes:
- a CDS encoding SDR family oxidoreductase, whose product MSKVIAVTGASSGIGEATALRLAAEGHHVVLGARREDRLASLAEKIRAAGGSADVRRLDVTDRHDMTAFVDAAVDAHGRIDVLVSNAGVMPLSRLDALLVEEWDRMIDVNVRGLLHGIAAALPHFQRRRGGHFVTIASIGAHEVSPTAAVYCATKYAAWAITEGLRQEADPSIRVTTISPGVTESELAGSITDPGARALMGDYRANTIPAGAIADAVAYAIAQPADVDVNEMIIRPTRQR is encoded by the coding sequence ATGAGCAAGGTGATCGCGGTGACCGGTGCGAGCAGCGGCATCGGGGAGGCGACCGCGCTGCGGCTCGCCGCCGAGGGACACCACGTCGTGCTGGGCGCGCGACGCGAGGATCGGCTCGCATCCCTCGCGGAGAAGATCCGCGCCGCGGGCGGCAGCGCCGACGTGCGGCGGCTCGACGTCACCGACCGGCACGACATGACCGCGTTCGTCGACGCAGCCGTGGACGCACACGGCCGGATCGACGTCCTGGTCAGCAACGCGGGCGTGATGCCGCTGTCGCGGCTGGACGCGCTGCTGGTCGAGGAATGGGACCGGATGATCGACGTGAACGTCCGAGGCCTGCTGCACGGCATCGCCGCCGCGCTGCCGCACTTCCAACGCCGACGCGGCGGACACTTCGTGACCATCGCGTCCATCGGCGCCCACGAGGTCTCACCGACGGCCGCGGTCTACTGCGCCACCAAGTACGCGGCATGGGCCATCACCGAGGGACTGCGGCAGGAGGCCGACCCCAGCATCCGGGTCACCACCATCTCCCCGGGGGTGACCGAGTCCGAGCTCGCGGGCTCCATCACCGACCCCGGCGCACGGGCCCTGATGGGCGACTACCGGGCCAACACCATTCCCGCGGGCGCGATCGCCGACGCCGTCGCCTACGCCATCGCCCAGCCTGCCGACGTCGACGTCAACGAGATGATCATCCGGCCCACCCGGCAGCGTTGA
- a CDS encoding helix-turn-helix domain-containing protein gives MPHLVQTLTHYAMTSTIRAAATALFVHHSTLQDRLDHAERLLGWDIRQPAGRCRLQLALAERLLPR, from the coding sequence ATGCCGCACCTGGTGCAGACGCTGACCCACTACGCCATGACCTCCACCATCCGCGCGGCGGCCACGGCGCTCTTCGTCCACCACTCGACGCTGCAGGACCGCCTCGACCACGCGGAGCGTCTGCTCGGGTGGGACATCCGGCAGCCGGCCGGCCGCTGCCGCCTCCAGCTGGCCCTCGCCGAGCGATTGCTCCCCCGGTGA
- a CDS encoding Atu4866 domain-containing protein yields the protein MTEHSPQSAHVDVEGMWVTADGSIRQELLPDGRYDEARGSRRSAYTGRYTVTGSHLDYLDDTGFTATGDVRDGILYHEHLILFRENDPRRTAR from the coding sequence ATGACTGAGCACAGCCCGCAGAGCGCGCACGTCGACGTCGAAGGGATGTGGGTCACCGCGGACGGCTCCATCCGGCAGGAGCTCCTCCCCGATGGACGCTACGACGAGGCGCGCGGCAGCCGGCGGAGTGCGTACACGGGCCGCTACACGGTGACCGGATCGCACCTCGACTACCTCGACGACACGGGCTTCACCGCGACCGGCGACGTGCGCGACGGGATCCTCTACCACGAGCACCTGATCCTCTTCCGGGAGAACGACCCCCGGCGCACGGCGCGGTGA
- a CDS encoding helix-turn-helix domain-containing protein, giving the protein MSSELGDFLKARRRQLSPAEAGLVDDGRRRVPGLRREEVALLASISPDYYTRLEQGRRRAAEPVLDALARVLRLTEDERVYLFELSGKDAGRPRSRPAQRAQPQLQRLLDDLTNTPALVLGRCTDILAWNPLAAALFTDFAALPREQRNFVRLVFCDTAMRAMYVDWDHVARACVAQLRMEASRDPRNPRWMMLVGELSVQDRDFRRWWGDHRVAERTAGTKTLRHPVAGELALDWSTLTDAADPDQQLIALTAAPGTSSHDRLRLLASWAAEPSTARAGPA; this is encoded by the coding sequence GTGAGCAGCGAACTGGGCGACTTCCTCAAGGCCCGGCGCAGGCAGCTGAGCCCGGCGGAGGCCGGGCTCGTCGACGACGGACGGCGGCGCGTCCCAGGCCTGCGCCGGGAGGAGGTCGCCCTGCTGGCCTCGATCAGTCCCGACTACTACACCCGCCTGGAGCAGGGGCGTCGGCGGGCCGCCGAGCCTGTGCTGGACGCCCTCGCCCGCGTCCTGCGACTCACCGAGGACGAGCGGGTGTATCTCTTCGAGCTCTCGGGCAAGGACGCCGGCAGGCCGCGCAGCCGACCTGCGCAACGGGCCCAGCCGCAGCTGCAGCGCCTGCTCGACGACCTCACGAACACCCCGGCACTGGTGCTGGGCCGGTGCACGGACATCCTGGCGTGGAACCCCCTGGCCGCCGCGTTGTTCACCGACTTCGCAGCACTCCCGCGGGAGCAGCGGAACTTCGTGCGTCTGGTCTTCTGCGACACCGCGATGCGCGCCATGTACGTCGACTGGGACCACGTCGCGCGGGCCTGCGTGGCGCAGCTGCGGATGGAGGCCTCTCGGGACCCGCGCAACCCGCGCTGGATGATGTTGGTCGGAGAGCTGTCCGTGCAGGACCGGGACTTCCGCCGGTGGTGGGGCGATCACCGGGTGGCCGAGCGGACAGCCGGGACGAAGACCCTCCGCCATCCGGTCGCCGGGGAGCTCGCCCTCGACTGGTCCACGCTGACCGATGCCGCCGATCCGGACCAGCAGCTCATCGCTCTCACCGCCGCGCCCGGCACGTCCTCCCACGACCGCCTGCGCCTCCTCGCCTCCTGGGCCGCCGAACCGTCGACGGCCCGAGCCGGCCCGGCGTGA
- a CDS encoding questin oxidase family protein, which translates to MADDVLLDALQRLHDTGPEFDGFLANHGPMAAEALIRIGGSDAVPAWVDGYLHRLGPAPGVVRGISDADWREHLGDARLAGDWIAYLRRQARDLYWRDMLLRWWPRLLPGMAASATHGVIRTAHAVRSLRAAGDRPDALLIDELAQGLALWAARYQTLPGNPRLEGGFDAVTATTRLPRLDPAVPSEGPGIVGRLRSLHRLPRLSEGLDGWRASSVPDLALDELIGAASRVLAARSDMPIAFCHAVTAPAAVRLVLPVLPPDVQRASVAASWQVVGCIVAAFASPRVTAEDASAVADAAPSVEQLAVRAVEHGDEHVIKLTEAAAREFHRREDPTLLIAADRFRERVPTA; encoded by the coding sequence ATGGCCGATGACGTACTGCTCGACGCCCTCCAGCGACTCCACGACACCGGTCCGGAGTTCGACGGCTTCCTCGCCAACCACGGGCCGATGGCGGCGGAGGCGCTGATCCGGATCGGTGGATCGGACGCCGTCCCGGCCTGGGTCGACGGCTACCTGCACCGCCTCGGCCCTGCCCCGGGGGTCGTCAGGGGGATCAGCGACGCGGACTGGCGAGAACACCTCGGTGACGCTCGGCTGGCGGGTGACTGGATCGCCTACCTACGCCGGCAGGCCCGCGATCTGTACTGGCGTGACATGCTGCTCCGCTGGTGGCCGCGACTGCTCCCGGGGATGGCGGCCAGCGCCACCCACGGGGTGATCCGCACCGCGCACGCGGTCCGGTCCCTGCGCGCGGCCGGCGACCGGCCCGACGCCCTGCTCATCGACGAGCTCGCCCAGGGGCTCGCCCTCTGGGCAGCCCGCTACCAGACCCTGCCGGGCAACCCGCGCCTGGAGGGCGGGTTCGACGCCGTCACCGCCACCACTCGCCTGCCCCGCCTCGATCCAGCGGTGCCGTCCGAGGGGCCGGGGATCGTCGGCCGGCTGCGGTCGTTGCACCGTCTGCCCCGCCTCAGCGAGGGCTTGGACGGGTGGAGAGCGTCGTCCGTGCCCGACCTGGCTCTGGACGAGCTCATCGGTGCGGCGTCCCGGGTGCTGGCCGCCCGCTCCGACATGCCGATCGCCTTCTGCCACGCGGTGACGGCCCCCGCGGCCGTGCGCCTCGTACTGCCCGTGCTGCCTCCGGACGTGCAACGGGCGAGTGTCGCGGCGAGCTGGCAGGTGGTCGGATGCATCGTCGCCGCGTTCGCCTCTCCCCGGGTGACCGCCGAGGACGCATCCGCCGTGGCCGATGCCGCACCATCTGTCGAGCAGCTCGCGGTCCGCGCCGTCGAGCACGGAGATGAGCACGTCATCAAGCTGACCGAGGCAGCCGCGCGCGAGTTCCACCGCCGCGAGGACCCCACGCTCCTCATCGCCGCAGACCGGTTCCGCGAGCGCGTGCCCACCGCCTGA
- a CDS encoding helix-turn-helix domain-containing protein, protein MPSDLGEFLRNRRGEVRPDDVGLPIGRARRVPGLRREEVALLAGVSVDYYVRLEQGRERNPSAQVLDALAETLRLDDDARQHAFRLAGLAPRPVSTRREQVSPSLLQLMDGWPGNPALVLSRCYDVLARNRLGTALFHAFTHSDNLLLNVFRDPAARAFYADWQYAAVNTVAGFRLATGSAPDDSRTLAILDELRATSPEFRQIWARNQARGKSAEVKTFLHPEVGRITLRMQTFDVREAPGQQLVVYHAEPGSTDAQALALLGSIAATREQVT, encoded by the coding sequence GTGCCATCGGACCTCGGTGAGTTCCTGCGCAACAGGCGCGGTGAAGTACGCCCCGACGACGTCGGCCTGCCCATCGGCCGGGCTCGCCGGGTGCCGGGGCTGCGCCGCGAGGAGGTCGCCCTGCTGGCCGGGGTGAGCGTCGACTACTACGTCCGGCTGGAGCAGGGGCGCGAACGCAACCCGTCGGCGCAGGTCCTCGACGCCCTCGCGGAGACCCTGCGCCTCGACGACGACGCCCGCCAGCACGCCTTCCGGCTGGCCGGGCTCGCACCCCGCCCGGTCTCGACCCGCCGCGAACAGGTGTCCCCGAGCCTTCTGCAGCTCATGGACGGCTGGCCGGGCAACCCCGCGCTCGTGCTCTCCCGCTGCTACGACGTGCTGGCCCGCAACCGGCTGGGCACGGCGCTGTTCCACGCGTTCACCCACTCGGACAACCTGCTGCTCAACGTGTTCCGCGACCCGGCGGCCAGGGCGTTCTACGCCGACTGGCAGTACGCGGCCGTCAACACCGTGGCCGGGTTCCGGCTCGCCACCGGCTCCGCGCCGGACGACTCGCGGACGCTCGCGATCCTCGACGAGCTGCGCGCCACCAGCCCCGAGTTCCGCCAGATCTGGGCACGCAACCAGGCCCGCGGCAAGAGCGCCGAGGTGAAGACGTTCCTCCACCCCGAGGTCGGCCGGATCACCCTGCGGATGCAGACGTTCGACGTCCGGGAGGCGCCGGGCCAGCAGCTCGTCGTCTACCACGCAGAGCCCGGGTCGACGGACGCGCAGGCCCTGGCGCTCCTGGGCAGCATCGCCGCCACCCGGGAGCAGGTGACCTGA
- a CDS encoding nuclear transport factor 2 family protein, giving the protein MTTEDDVRYRAAPTRWMSVHERVLAGFARGWDTPEPHAWDSLMAEDIELNQPLLQPGTTRKTWHEEAQRLVTLLPDIRGEVVSWVGNEDLMFIELRLTATLGGKPLDFRAIDKLWLTQNGTILRRDSFFDSAPLIHAVMCRPSAWLPWWRSGLGPFLARRRFLGR; this is encoded by the coding sequence GTGACCACCGAAGACGATGTCCGCTACCGAGCCGCGCCGACTCGCTGGATGAGCGTCCACGAACGGGTCCTCGCCGGGTTCGCCAGGGGCTGGGACACCCCCGAACCGCATGCGTGGGACAGCCTCATGGCGGAGGACATCGAACTCAACCAGCCGCTGCTGCAGCCCGGCACGACGCGGAAGACGTGGCACGAAGAAGCACAGCGCCTCGTGACGCTCCTTCCCGACATCCGCGGCGAGGTGGTGAGCTGGGTGGGCAACGAGGACCTCATGTTCATCGAGCTCCGGCTCACCGCCACACTCGGCGGGAAGCCCCTGGACTTCCGAGCGATCGACAAACTGTGGCTGACGCAGAACGGCACGATCCTTCGCCGGGACTCCTTCTTCGACTCGGCTCCGCTGATCCACGCGGTGATGTGCCGACCGTCCGCCTGGCTGCCGTGGTGGCGATCGGGGCTCGGACCGTTCCTGGCCAGGCGCAGGTTCCTCGGTCGTTGA
- a CDS encoding DJ-1/PfpI family protein, which produces MARVLVLTGDAAEELDSMYPVFRLREGGHEAVVAARTARPVKLVVHDFEPDCDAYTEKPGHQLPVDVVFGEVNPSDYDALVIPGGRAPEYIRTDPDVARIVTYFFERGLPVGTICHGAQVPAALGLLRGRTTAAFPPLKADMEQAGATFVDAPDVVDGAMVSCRGWPDLPEWSRAFMQVLERASVPA; this is translated from the coding sequence ATGGCACGGGTGCTGGTCCTGACGGGCGATGCGGCCGAGGAACTCGACTCGATGTATCCGGTGTTCCGTCTGCGGGAGGGTGGCCACGAGGCGGTCGTGGCCGCGCGTACGGCGCGCCCGGTGAAGCTCGTGGTCCACGACTTCGAGCCCGACTGCGACGCCTACACCGAGAAGCCCGGCCATCAGCTTCCCGTGGACGTGGTGTTCGGTGAGGTGAACCCCAGCGACTACGACGCGCTGGTCATCCCGGGCGGGCGAGCCCCGGAGTACATCCGCACGGACCCCGACGTGGCGCGCATCGTCACGTACTTCTTCGAGCGGGGGCTCCCGGTCGGCACGATCTGCCACGGCGCCCAGGTGCCGGCTGCGCTGGGGCTGCTGCGCGGCCGCACCACGGCGGCGTTCCCGCCGTTGAAGGCCGACATGGAGCAGGCCGGCGCCACGTTCGTCGACGCACCCGACGTCGTGGACGGTGCCATGGTGTCCTGCCGCGGCTGGCCCGACCTCCCCGAGTGGTCGCGTGCCTTCATGCAGGTGCTGGAGCGGGCGAGCGTCCCGGCTTGA